In Oreochromis aureus strain Israel breed Guangdong linkage group 20, ZZ_aureus, whole genome shotgun sequence, the following are encoded in one genomic region:
- the LOC116311857 gene encoding rhamnose-binding lectin-like, with the protein MRGRLTQAKRFVPSTATAISTNRVITCDGHLVQHLGCGLSLISAFVSYCVKQSGVIVVESVEYRCGQQEQSSQHDKLKVIKKSCDGKKTCDIDIQIFGTPDPGTCKYLDTTFACFPAVHSTACEGSTANLRCDEGEVSVVYWADYGRRDTTTCSQSRPTHEIQNSQCPNPTTKVADSCNGKSSCTIEASNSVFGDPCPGTYKYLDVVYDCELHTVACEGSQANLHCDDGHVIAVHWANYGRRDTSTCSYQRPECEVQNAQCANPTSKVADSCNGKSSCTIEASNTEFGDPCPGTYKYLEVAYDCPFHSITCEHSYANLHCDEGHVIVILSAEYGCNDSTTCSYKRPPAQPKNTQCSISTSKVAESCSIKVSNSVFGDPCPGTYKYLDVVYDCEYVMEEEHQSHQ; encoded by the exons atgagggggc GTTTAACCCAAGCCAAACGTTTTGTCCCGTCCACTGCGACTGCCATATCCACCAACAGAGTGATCACCTGCGACGGCCACCTGGTCCAGCACCTGGGCTGTG GACTTTCTCTAATCTCTGCTTTTGTCTCGTACTGTGTGAAACAGAGCGGCGTGATTGTTGTGGAGTCAGTCGAGTACAGATGTGGACAACAAGAACAGAGCTCTCAGCATGACAAACTGAAGGTCATCAAGAAGAG CTGTGACGGAAAGAAAACATGTGACATAGACATCCAAATCTTTGGTACTCCTGATCCCGGCACCTGCAAATACCTGGACACCACCTTTGCCTGCTTCCCAGCAG TCCACAGCACAGCGTGTGAAGGATCCACAGCAAACCTTCGGTGTG ATGAAGGAGAGGTTAGTGTCGTCTACTGGGCTGACTACGGGCGCCGCGATACGACCACTTGCTCTCAGAGTCGCCCAACCCACGAGATCCAGAACTCCCAATGCCCCAATCCCACCACTAAAGTGGCTGACAG CTGTAACGGGAAAAGCAGCTGCACTATCGAAGCGAGCAACTCGGTGTTTGGAGACCCGTGTCCAGGCACCTACAAGTACCTGGACGTGGTCTACGACTGTGAGC TGCACACCGTGGCATGTGAAGGATCTCAGGCAAACCTTCATTGTG ATGACGGACACGTCATCGCCGTCCACTGGGCTAATTACGGACGCCGCGATACGAGCACGTGCTCTTACCAACGTCCAGAATGTGAGGTCCAAAATGCCCAATGCGCCAATCCCACGTCTAAAGTAGCTGACAG CTGTAACGGGAAAAGCAGCTGCACTATCGAAGCGAGCAACACAGAGTTCGGAGACCCGTGTCCAGGCACCTACAAGTACCTGGAGGTGGCTTACGACTGTCCGT tccaCAGTATCACATGTGAACATTCTTATGCAAACCTTCATTGTg ATGAAGGACACGTTATCGTCATCCTGTCGGCTGAATACGGCTGCAATGACTCGACCACGTGCTCTTACAAACGTCCTCCCGCTCAGCCCAAAAACACCCAGTGCTCCATTTCCACAAGCAAAGTAGCCGAGAG CTGTTCCATCAAAGTAAGCAACTCGGTGTTTGGAGACCCGTGTCCAGGCACCTACAAGTACCTGGACGTGGTCTACGACTGCGAGT ATGTGATGGAAGAAGAACATCAATCACATCAATAA